A portion of the Hoplias malabaricus isolate fHopMal1 chromosome 1, fHopMal1.hap1, whole genome shotgun sequence genome contains these proteins:
- the cipca gene encoding CLOCK-interacting pacemaker a — protein sequence MAKKHKMSKSELERDSGLSDVSSGYFSAVDQSEFEDIRSSSSSTKNKQSVSPVPLVPESFQDVSAMVKMNNTFLKQSNPVNPALKAWGFNPSLEVIPPTPVVLLQPIIPSSNYTSQSSTNPERQCKKYIPILNSFLKIAPHPVHEATVDAVQRSLHKGSTDHSHAGKHRHGQKRSQGLSLKQDISEATTVGSHSADSCVYNHSFVNMRSSPKLTDLQELNASTAFLNCTDCYSPLSEGNPIYDSSGEDDKSIPASLSHSPSKRKRFCNTYNILNRSGLLGITMRTKELIRQNKRSQAQLQKLQAHTDLFLEAMSSRDPHIWAKLQLTLKSPGSEESKQDTVGSMDIDGTAIGCM from the exons ATGGCGAAGAAACACAAAATGTCCAAGTCAGAGCTGGAGAGAGACTCTGGGCTTTCAG ATGTGAGTTCTGGatatttcagtgctgtggaCCAGTCAGAGTTTGAAGACATAAGATCCAGCAGttcttcaacaaaaaataaacagtccGTTTCGCCAGTGCCTTTAGTTCCTGAATCGTTCCAAGATGTCTCAGCTATGGTCAAAATGAACAATACTTTTCTTAAgcag TCCAACCCCGTGAATCCAGCACTAAAAGCTTGGGGTTTCAACCCATCACTAGAAGTGATACCTCCGACCCCAGTGGTTCTCCTTCAGCCAATTATACCCAGCAGCAACTACACCTCCCAGAGTTCTACTAACCCAGAAAGACAATGCAAAAAATATATCCCTATCCTAAATTCATTTCTGAAAATTGCTCCCCACCCTGTTCATGAGGCCACAGTAGATGCTGTACAAAGATCTCTTCATAAGGGCAGTACAGACCACAGTCATGCTGGTAAACATCGCCATGGCCAGAAGCGATCTCAGGGTCTTTCTTTGAAGCAGGACATCTCTGAAGCTACCACGGTTGGAAGTCATTCTGCTGATTCTTGTGTTTATAATCATAGTTTTGTAAACATGCGTTCTTCACCAAAGCTTACTGACCTTCAGGAGCTTAATGCCTCCACTGCATTCCTCAACTGTACCGATTGTTATTCTCCATTGTCTGAAGGAAACCCCATATATGATTCCAGCGGTGAGGATGATAAGAGCATTCCAGCATCTCTGTCTCACAGCCCCAGCAAACGCAAGCGATTCTGCAACACGTATAACATTTTGAATCGGTCAGGATTACTGGGCATCACGATGCGCACAAAGGAGCTAATTCGCCAGAACAAACGCTCCCAGGCTCAGCTTCAGAAGCTACAGGCTCATACTGACCTCTTTTTGGAGGCCATGAGCAGCAGAGACCCTCACATCTGGGCCAAGCTGCAGCTCACTCTCAAGAGCCCGGGTTCAGAGGAGTCAAAGCAGGACACAGTGGGAAGCATGGACATAGATGGCACTGCAATTGGCTGCATGTAG